The DNA sequence CCACCACAGTGGTCTATTATGCAATCTCTTTGAGTAGATCCGGTGGTCTTATTTCGAGTGCTTTGAAAGCATCGTAAGCATTGCCGGAAAGGATAGAAGGAATGAAAGATTACTTGAATCGCGACGATCTTGCCTCGGAACGGACATCACTGGCAGCCCAACGGACTTTCTCCGCCTGGATCCGGACTGGTTTGGCGGGAGTCGGCGGTGGCTTGGCGGTCGCGCGCTTGCTCGTATTCAAAAGTTATGAGCACCGAGTTATAGCGCATGTGATTGGCGCGTTGCTCGTGATTTGGGGAGCAAGCATCTTTATTTACGCGATCATTGATTACCGGCGCACATGCGCGAGACTGATGCAAGAGGGTCCCTCGAAGAATTCGCTGCGTGCCTTGTTGCTCATGACGGTGGTGCTATTGATTGTTGCTGCGCTAGTATTCTGGCTTACCCTGCAATGAAAGGAGTATAGATAATGGCAAATATAACGTCGCTGACTGTCATTCAACTGAACGATAGCCATGCCTATTTTGATCTACACCAGGAAATGTTCTGGCAGGGTGGTCAGGCAGTTTATCGTCCTGCTGGAGGGTATGCCCGCATTGCCACAATCGTAAAGAAGATTCGGGCCAAGAACCAGGGGCGCACGCTCTTTTGCGACTGC is a window from the Candidatus Zixiibacteriota bacterium genome containing:
- a CDS encoding DUF202 domain-containing protein, whose protein sequence is MKDYLNRDDLASERTSLAAQRTFSAWIRTGLAGVGGGLAVARLLVFKSYEHRVIAHVIGALLVIWGASIFIYAIIDYRRTCARLMQEGPSKNSLRALLLMTVVLLIVAALVFWLTLQ